The following proteins are co-located in the Prionailurus viverrinus isolate Anna chromosome A1, UM_Priviv_1.0, whole genome shotgun sequence genome:
- the ZNF608 gene encoding zinc finger protein 608 isoform X3, with amino-acid sequence MQLEGKGQLDPIQTVDPLFTVPAPPPPISSSLTPQILPSYFSPSSSNIAAPVEQLLVRTRSVGVNTCEVGVVTEPECLGPCEPGTSVNLEGIVWHETEEGVLVVNVTWRNKTYVGTLLDCTKHDWAPPRFCESPTSDLEMRGGRGRGKRARSAAAAPGSEASFTESRGLQSKNRGGANGKGRRGSLNASGRRTPPNCAAEDIKASPSSTNKRKNKPPMELDLNSSSEDNKPGKRVRTNSRSTPTTPQGKPEATFLDQGCSSPVLIDCPHPNCNKKYKHINGLRYHQAHAHLDPENKLEFEPDSEDKISDCEEALSHVALECSEPGASLAAYDQVKAPVSPGPGHPPGTPKGKRELMSNGPGSVVGSKAGKSSGKKKGLHGELNNLPVISNMTATLDACSAADGSLASEMPKLEAEGLIDKKNAGEKEKGKKANNCKMDKNLAKLKTARPIAPAPAPTPPQLIAIPTAAFTSTTTGTIPGLPSLTTTVVQATPKSPPLKPIQPKPTIMGEPITVNPALVSLKDKKKKEKRKLKDKEGKESGSPKMEAKLGKLEDAKGAGKDLSGHFLKDHLNKSEGLANGLSESQESRMASIKAEADKVYTFTDNAPSPSIGSASRMECNPLVNGQAPMAPLHVLTQNGAETAAKTSSPAYSDISDAADDGGSDSRSEGVRSKAGSPSDIISSKEGVVKGHPAATAQSSQLKEAHSPYYHGYDPYYSPSYMHPGQVGAPAAGNGGSTQAMKIKKESEEEAERKDKAEQLDAKKADHNPAPLQPQHQSVITQRHPALAQSLYYGQYAYGLYMDQKSLMATSPAYRQQYEKYYEDQRLAEQKMAQAGRGECDRKSELPLKELGKEDSKQKSLPSATISKAPSTPEPNKTHSKLGPPVPNKTEDTGKSQLLPGHQQQLQADSFKAKQMENHQLIKEAVEMKSVMDSMKQTGVDPASRFKQDPDSRTWHHYVYQPKYLDQQKSEELEREKKLKEDSPRKTPTKDSGVSSLPVSLTSIKEEPKEAKRPDSQSTEENKLKSDDRKTPVNWKDSRGTRVAVSSPLSQHQPYIQYLHAYPYPQMYDPSHPAYRAVSPVLMHSYPGAYLSPGFHYPVYGKMSGREEAEKVNTSPSINTKTTSESKALDLLQQHANQYHSKSPAPVEKATAEREREAERERDRHSPFSQRHLHTHHHTHVGMGYPLIPGQYDPFQGLTSAALVASQQVAAQASASGMFPAQRRE; translated from the exons GTGTTCTAGTGGTCAATGTCACGTGGAGGAACAAAACTTACGTAGGGACCCTCCTGGACTGCACCAAGCACGACTGGGCCCCTCCCAG GTTCTGCGAGTCACCGACAAGCGACCTGGAGATGAGAGGGGGCCGGGGCCGAGGGAAGAGAGCGAGGTCTGCCGCGGCGGCTCCGGGCTCAGAGGCCAGCTTCACGGAGTCCAGAGGGCTGCAGAGCAAGAACAGAGGGGGGGCCAATGGGAAAGGGAGGCGGGGCAGCCTCAACGCCAGCGGGCGAAGGACACCCCCAAATTGTGCTGCTGAGGACATCAaagccagcccctcctccaccaACAAGAGGAAAAACAAGCCCCCGATGGAGCTGGACCTGAATTCCAGCTCCGAGGACAATAAGCCGGGGAAGCGCGTCCGCACCAACTCCAGAAGCACTCCGACCACTCCTCAAGGGAAACCAGAGGCGACTTTTTTGGACCAGGGCTGCTCCTCGCCAGTGTTGATCGACTGCCCCCACCCAAACTGCAACAAAAAGTACAAGCACATTAACGGCCTGAGGTACCACCAGGCCCACGCGCACCTAGACCCCGAGAACAAGCTGGAGTTCGAGCCCGACAGCGAGGACAAGATCTCGGACTGCGAGGAGGCGCTGAGTCACGTCGCGCTCGAATGCAGCGAGCCCGGCGCCAGTCTGGCGGCCTACGACCAGGTGAAGGCGCCGGTGTCGCCCGGCCCCGGGCACCCCCCTGGCACCcccaaggggaagagagagctgATGAGCAACGGTCCGGGCTCTGTCGTCGGGTCGAAAGCGGGGAAGAGTTCTGGCAAGAAGAAGGGCCTTCACGGCGAGCTGAACAACCTCCCGGTCATCTCCAACATGACGGCCACCCTAGACGCTTGCTCTGCGGCAGATGGCAGCTTGGCTTCCGAGATGCCCAAGCTGGAAGCAGAAGGGCTCATCGACAAGAAGAACgcgggagagaaagaaaagggcaaGAAAGCCAACAACTGCAAGATGGACAAGAACCTCGCCAAACTGAAAACCGCGCGGCCCatcgcccccgccccggcccccaccccgccGCAGCTCATCGCCATACCCACCGCGGCCTTCACGAGCACCACCACGGGCACCATCCCCGGACTGCCCTCCCTCACGACCACCGTGGTGCAGGCCACACCAAAGAGTCCTCCGTTGAAACCCATCCAGCCAAAGCCCACCATCATGGGGGAGCCCATCACCGTGAACCCAGCTCTCGTGTCcctcaaagacaaaaagaagaaggagaagcgGAAGCTTAAGGACAAAGAAGGGAAGGAGTCGGGGAGCCCGAAAATGGAGGCCAAGCTGGGCAAACTTGAGGACGCCAAGGGGGCCGGGAAAGACTTATCGGGGCATTTTTTAAAGGACCATCTCAACAAGAGTGAAGGGCTGGCCAACGGACTCTCAGAGTCTCAGGAGAGCCGGATGGCCAGCATCAAAGCCGAGGCCGACAAGGTTTACACTTTCACGGACAACGCGCCCAGCCCTTCCATAGGCAGCGCCTCGAGGATGGAGTGCAACCCGCTGGTGAACGGGCAGGCGCCCATGGCCCCGCTGCACGTGCTGACGCAGAACGGGGCCGAGACCGCGGCCAAGACCAGCAGCCCCGCCTATTCGGACATCTCGGACGCCGCCGACGACGGTGGGTCCGACAGCCGGTCGGAGGGCGTGAGGTCCAAGGCCGGTTCCCCGTCGGACATCATTTCCAGTAAGGAGGGCGTCGTCAAAGGGCATCCTGCAGCTACAGCACAGTCCTCTCAGCTGAAAGAGGCCCATTCTCCCTATTACCATGGCTACGATCCTTACTATTCTCCAAGTTACATGCACCCTGGGCAGGTGGGAGCCCCTGCGGCCGGGAACGGCGGGAGCACGCAGGCGATGAAGATCAAGAAGGAGTCCGAGGAGGAGGCCGAAAGGAAAGACAAGGCCGAGCAGCTGGATGCCAAGAAAGCCGACCACAACCCGGCACCCTTACAGCCTCAGCACCAGTCGGTGATCACGCAGAGACACCCAGCGCTGGCGCAGTCGCTTTACTACGGCCAGTACGCCTACGGGCTCTATATGGACCAGAAGTCCCTGATGGCCACCAGCCCTGCCTACAGACAGCAGTATGAGAAGTACTATGAGGACCAGAGGCTGGCAGAGCAGAAAATGGCCCAAGCTGGCCGAGGAGAGTGCGACAGGAAAAGCGAGCTCCCCTTGAAGGAGCTGGGCAAGGAGGACAGTAAACAGAAAAGCCTGCCGTCTGCCACAATCTCAAAAGCTCCCTCTACCCCAGAGCCTAACAAAACCCATTCTAAACTAGGGCCGCCAGTGCCTAATAAAACTGAGGACACAGGTAAATCACAGCTTCTCCCCGGCCACCAGCAGCAGCTTCAGGCCGACAGCTTCAAAGCTAAGCAGATGGAAAACCACCAGCTTATTAAGGAGGCTGTAGAAATGAAATCTGTCATGGACTCTATGAAGCAGACAGGTGTAGACCCAGCCTCGAGATTTAAACAA gATCCAGATTCAAGGACCTGGCATCATTATGTATACCAGCCCAAATACCTGGATCAGCAAAAGTCAGAAGAGCttgagagggaaaagaaattaaaagaagataGTCCCAGGAAGACTCCCACTAAAGACAGTGGTGTGTCCAGCCTCCCCGTGTCATTAACGAGCATTAAGGAGGAGCCCAAAGAGGCCAAGCGCCCGGATTCTCAGTCCACGGAGGAGAACAAGCTCAAGAGTGATGATCGGAAGACGCCTGTGAACTGGAAGGACTCTCGGGGAACGAGAGTGGCAGTTTCCTCGCCTCTGAGTCAGCATCAGCCCTACATACAGTACTTGCATGCTTATCCTTACCCACAGATGTATGACCCCAGCCACCCTGCATACCGGGCTGTTTCTCCTGTCCTAATGCACAGTTACCCTG GGGCCTATCTCTCTCCAGGCTTTCATTATCCTGTTTATGGGAAGATgtcagggagagaagaggcagagaaagtcaATACCAGCCCTAGCATCAACACGAAAACAACATCGGAATCAAAAGCGCTGGACTTGCTCCAGCAGCACGCCAACCAGTACCATAGCAAGTCTCCTGCC CCCGTGGAAAAGGCGACAGCAGAGCGGGAGCGGGAGGCAGAACGGGAGAGGGACCGCCACTCGCCGTTCAGCCAGCGGCACCTGCACACGCACCACCACACCCACGTGGGCATGGGTTACCCACTCATCCCTGGTCAATATGACCCTTTTCAAG GCTTGACCTCCGCCGCCCTGGTTGCCTCTCAGCAGGTGGCTGCCCAGGCATCTGCATCAGGAATGTTTCCTGCACAAAGAAG aGAATAA